A part of Arthrobacter dokdonellae genomic DNA contains:
- a CDS encoding DUF1304 domain-containing protein has protein sequence MVTAVSVFASLAALVHVYIFVLESLRWTAPATRRTFGTTEQEALATKELAFNQGFYNLFLGCVALAGVVAAAVGHPGVGAALVLAGCGSMVAAGLVLLMSSPAKAKAALVQLALPLVAVVLGVVWLTR, from the coding sequence GTGGTCACCGCCGTATCGGTCTTTGCTTCCTTGGCTGCACTGGTCCACGTGTATATCTTTGTGCTGGAATCACTGCGCTGGACGGCCCCGGCCACGCGCAGGACGTTCGGCACCACGGAGCAGGAGGCCCTGGCCACGAAGGAGCTGGCCTTCAACCAGGGCTTTTACAACCTGTTCCTGGGCTGTGTGGCACTCGCGGGCGTTGTCGCGGCGGCGGTCGGCCATCCCGGGGTGGGTGCCGCACTTGTCCTTGCGGGCTGCGGCTCCATGGTGGCGGCCGGGCTGGTCCTGCTCATGTCTTCGCCGGCCAAGGCCAAGGCGGCGCTGGTGCAGCTCGCGCTGCCGCTTGTCGCCGTCGTCCTCGGCGTAGTGTGGCTGACCAGGTGA
- a CDS encoding peptidyl-tRNA hydrolase: MSESSGVAAPEEPTARELVQPIVLLVDRDEPAGRDEGIAVAALASVKAYRQDPGNPAWPLWAAGAFAKSVRRADAKMFAKVLASFPDHALAAVGAASAVGLPPMPSERLPKLLAKLQVSGTQLPEGVPLAPQPLTIVLNDSLGMSTGKAAAQAAHALFAWLLDAGPAADAWAAAGFPVGVARLSARDFHKGARKATGPVIHDAGRTEIEPGSATAYVVLTAL; this comes from the coding sequence GTGAGTGAATCCAGCGGGGTTGCCGCCCCCGAAGAGCCGACGGCACGCGAGCTGGTCCAGCCCATCGTCCTGTTGGTGGACAGGGACGAACCGGCCGGCCGGGACGAAGGCATTGCCGTGGCGGCGCTGGCCTCGGTGAAGGCGTACCGGCAGGACCCCGGCAATCCCGCCTGGCCGCTCTGGGCCGCCGGCGCGTTTGCGAAGTCCGTGCGCCGTGCGGACGCGAAAATGTTTGCCAAGGTGCTCGCCTCCTTCCCGGACCATGCCCTCGCCGCCGTTGGCGCCGCGAGCGCCGTCGGCCTGCCGCCCATGCCCTCGGAGCGCCTCCCGAAGCTTCTGGCAAAGCTGCAGGTCTCCGGTACGCAACTGCCCGAGGGGGTGCCGTTGGCGCCCCAGCCGCTGACCATTGTGCTGAACGACTCCCTGGGAATGTCCACTGGCAAGGCCGCCGCGCAGGCTGCGCATGCGCTGTTCGCCTGGCTCCTCGACGCCGGTCCCGCGGCCGATGCATGGGCGGCCGCCGGGTTCCCCGTGGGAGTGGCCCGTTTGTCGGCCAGGGATTTCCATAAGGGGGCGCGGAAGGCGACCGGGCCCGTCATCCACGACGCCGGCCGCACCGAGATCGAGCCCGGTTCCGCCACCGCGTACGTCGTATTGACGGCCCTATAG
- a CDS encoding HAD family hydrolase, with protein MTETTPNANFDWSAATALLFDLDGVLTPTALVHEQAWRQLFDGYLAETGHASYRDSDYFDFIDGKPRFDGVRDFLASRNITLPEGPLDDDPAHDTVHGLGNRKNGVFNAIIDAGGVAPYPGSVRFVEAALGRGLKLAVVSSSRNAPAVLKAAGLDHHFPVVVDGELAAGRGLPGKPNHDTFSYAAELLGVPTRDCIVVEDAVSGVQAGSAGDFRAVIGVDRGAGRQVLLDAGATLVVDDLAELL; from the coding sequence ATGACAGAGACCACCCCCAACGCCAACTTTGACTGGAGCGCCGCCACCGCACTGCTCTTCGACCTCGACGGCGTGCTGACGCCCACCGCCCTGGTGCACGAACAGGCCTGGCGCCAGCTTTTCGACGGCTACCTGGCTGAAACGGGCCACGCCAGCTACCGGGACAGCGACTATTTTGACTTCATCGACGGGAAGCCCCGCTTTGACGGTGTCCGCGACTTTCTGGCCTCCCGCAACATCACCCTGCCCGAGGGGCCTCTGGATGACGACCCGGCGCACGACACCGTCCACGGCCTGGGCAACCGCAAAAACGGGGTGTTCAACGCCATCATCGACGCCGGAGGAGTGGCCCCCTATCCGGGGTCGGTGAGGTTCGTGGAAGCCGCGCTGGGGCGCGGTCTCAAGCTCGCCGTCGTCTCCTCCTCCCGGAACGCACCCGCCGTGCTCAAGGCGGCCGGCCTGGACCACCACTTTCCCGTGGTGGTCGACGGCGAGCTGGCGGCCGGGCGCGGGCTGCCCGGCAAGCCCAACCACGACACCTTCAGCTACGCGGCGGAACTGCTCGGCGTGCCCACCAGGGACTGCATTGTGGTGGAGGACGCCGTGTCGGGTGTGCAGGCCGGGAGCGCAGGTGACTTCCGCGCCGTGATTGGCGTGGACCGCGGCGCCGGCCGCCAGGTGCTCCTCGACGCCGGCGCCACCCTGGTGGTCGACGACCTCGCCGAACTGCTCTAA
- the rlmN gene encoding 23S rRNA (adenine(2503)-C(2))-methyltransferase RlmN has product MTSHQNAPSTAAAPTAAPAKVQPVRRTAQVKPATEGWKQATGPEGRPLLQFKSPRVSQPPAHLADMTLPEREAKFKEMGLPAFRAKQLSVHYFQHYTTDPEQMSDLPKDRRAEITDTMFPKLLTEVKRLTTDNGDTIKFLWRLFDGSLVESVLMRYPGRVTLCVSSQCGCGMNCPFCATGQAGLTRNMSTAEILDQIVQANRVIAEGGLGNLRRDGGHDAERVTNIVFMGMGEPLANYKRVMNAVHRMVADGPEGLGMSARGITVSTVGLVPAINKLAQEGVAVTFALSLHAPDDELRDDLIPVNDKWKVDDALDAAFNYYKVTGRRVSIEYALIKDMNDHPWRAELLAKKLNQRGRGWVHVNPIPLNPTPGSIWTSSEPHVMQEFIDTLIEHGVPTTLRDTRGKEIDGACGQLAAAE; this is encoded by the coding sequence ATGACTTCCCACCAAAACGCCCCCAGCACTGCTGCCGCGCCCACGGCCGCGCCCGCCAAGGTCCAGCCCGTCCGCCGTACCGCCCAGGTCAAGCCTGCCACCGAAGGCTGGAAGCAGGCCACCGGCCCCGAGGGCCGCCCGCTGCTGCAGTTCAAGTCCCCGCGCGTGTCCCAGCCTCCCGCACATCTGGCGGACATGACCCTGCCCGAGCGCGAAGCGAAGTTCAAGGAGATGGGCCTGCCGGCCTTCCGTGCCAAGCAGCTCTCCGTGCACTATTTCCAGCACTACACCACCGATCCGGAGCAGATGAGCGACCTGCCGAAGGACCGCCGCGCCGAAATCACGGACACCATGTTCCCCAAGCTGCTGACCGAGGTCAAGCGCCTGACGACAGACAACGGCGACACGATCAAGTTCCTGTGGCGCCTCTTTGACGGCTCGCTCGTGGAGTCCGTGCTCATGCGCTACCCCGGCCGGGTGACCCTGTGCGTCTCCAGCCAGTGCGGCTGCGGCATGAACTGCCCGTTCTGTGCCACCGGCCAGGCCGGGCTGACCCGCAACATGTCCACGGCCGAAATCCTTGACCAGATCGTCCAGGCCAACCGGGTCATCGCCGAAGGCGGCCTGGGCAACCTGCGCCGCGACGGCGGGCACGACGCCGAGCGCGTCACCAACATCGTCTTCATGGGCATGGGTGAACCGCTGGCCAACTACAAGCGCGTCATGAACGCCGTGCACAGGATGGTCGCCGACGGGCCCGAGGGCCTGGGCATGTCCGCGCGCGGCATCACCGTCTCGACTGTGGGCCTGGTGCCGGCCATCAACAAGCTGGCGCAGGAGGGCGTGGCCGTCACGTTCGCCCTGTCCCTGCACGCCCCGGACGACGAGCTGCGCGACGACCTGATCCCCGTCAATGACAAGTGGAAGGTCGACGACGCCCTCGACGCGGCGTTCAACTATTACAAGGTCACGGGCCGCCGCGTCTCCATCGAATACGCGCTCATCAAGGACATGAACGACCACCCCTGGCGCGCCGAGCTGCTCGCGAAGAAGCTGAACCAGCGCGGCCGCGGCTGGGTCCACGTGAACCCGATCCCGCTGAACCCGACCCCCGGCTCCATCTGGACCTCCTCGGAGCCGCACGTCATGCAGGAATTCATCGACACGCTCATCGAACACGGCGTGCCGACGACGCTGCGCGACACGCGCGGCAAGGAGATCGACGGGGCCTGCGGACAGCTTGCGGCTGCTGAGTAG